Genomic segment of Chloroflexota bacterium:
TTCCGGATGTCCTGCAGGAACCACTCGGTGGGGACCTCGCGGCCGAGGCCCGCGGCCTTCGCACGGTCGTAGACGAGCGACGACACCGTCACGAACTGCAGCCCCTGTTTGCCGCCGCCGCCGCCGATCACGCCGCCGGACGCGCTCACCTCACGCGCGCTCTGCCGTCCGCTGGCCGTGCCTGCGATGAGGTCCACCAGCGGGACGACCCGCGCCCGCTGGGACGCCGTCCGTTCTCGGCGGGACTCGCCGCCCGACGTTAGATCGTCGCGCCTGCTGCCGGGTCCCATCGCCTCCTCGAGCGCGACACGGCTCCCGGCCAGGTACGTGGTGAAGCCGCGAGAGTCGTCGATGGGCACGCCTTGCACCACCTGGCTCGTCGGGTCGCCGCCGATGGCCACGTCGATCCGCGCGAGCGCGTCCCGATGGATCTCCCCCATCACCTGGGTCAGGTGCATGCCAGGCTCCACCATCGACGCCAACACCGTTGGCGTCACCGAGCTGGTGCAGCTCGCGAGAATCTCGGCGCCGCGAGCCGCCTCCTCGGCGCTCCCGCAGGGAATCACGTCCAGGTCGAGCGCCTCCGACATCTCCCGGGCATACGCCTCGCGATGCGCAGCCGTCGGCGAGTAGACCTGCACGCGCTTGATGGATCGCACGGCGGCGAAGGCGAGGAGGTGACTGTGAGCCATGCCGCCAGACCCCAGCATCCCCACCACGCTGGCATCGGATTTCGCTAGGTACTTCGCCCCCAGCGCCGCGAGTCCGCCAACCCGCAGATGCTGGAGGTATCCGTCGTTGATGATGGCCAGCGGCTCGCCGGTGTTGGTGTCGAAGAGGAAGAGGAGCCCGCAGAAGAGGCCCGGCTGGGTGCAGTACTTGTCCTCCACGCGCCGTCCGTCGCCGATGTCCCGCCAGCTAATGATGTCCGACTTCATCCGAATCACGTGGCGATGGAGCCCCTTGCTCGAGCCCTCCATCGTTCCCCAGCGATGGAATCGCGCCGGGTCGTCCGTCTCGGTATAGATGTCGACGCGCGGCCGCGCGACCAGCTCGTGCCTCGCCAGCTCCCGGTGCCCATCTTCCAGGACGCGGAGCGTGTCCTCGACGGTAAGCACCCGTTGGACGTCGTCGTTGTTGAGGAAGAGCACGCTTACCGGCTGGCGGCGGGCGCGAACGCGCCGGCGGTGTCGCGGAGGGGCGTCCCGGCCTTCCCGTATCGCGCCGCGACCACTTCCGCCATGATGGCGAGCGCGATCTCCTCCGGCGCCTGGGACCCGATGTCGAGCCCGATCGGAGAGTGCACCGCCGCGAGCCGCTCGCGGTCGACGCCGCGGGCGAGGAGCCGCTGCACGCGCTCCTGGTTCGTCTTGCGGCTGCCGATGGCGCCGATGTAGCTCACGCGCGTCTGCAGCACCCGCTCGAGGATCGGCTCATCCTGCTTGGGATCGTGCGTCAGCACCACCACGTAGCTGTTCTCGTGGAGCTGCGCGCGGGCCAGGTAGTCCTCCGGATGCTCGATGGCCAGATCGTCCGCTTCGGAAAAGCGCTCCCGCGTGGCGAAGACGCCCCGAGGGTCGATGACGTTGACCCGAAAGCCGAGGATCTTCGCGAACTTCATGAGGGGGATCCCGACGTGGACACCCCCAAAGATGTGGAGGGTCGGCGGCGCTGGGTAGGCGTCGAAAAAGATCTCCGCCTCGTCGCCGGCAGAATCCCGCGCGGTGAAGGCCTTCGACTGGCCGGATCGCAGGAGCCGCGCGCCCTGGTCGAGCGCCGCCGCGTCGAGGGCGGCATCGCCTAGGGAGCCCCGCAGCTCGCCGCCGGTTAGGACTACGCGCCGACCCAGGCGCGTCTCGGGACGCAGGACCGTCGCAACGCCGACCGGAGTCTCCTGTCGAACCAGCTCGGCGATCTCGTCGTACGCGGAGGTCACGGCCTCCGCTCCGCCGGCAGGGGCTCGATGAGCACTTCAATCGTCCCCCCGCATGAGAGGCCGACCGAGATGCCGAACTCGTCGCTGATGCCGTAGCTCACGAGTCGTGGCTTGCCCGCTTTCAGCACCTCGAGGGCGTGCATCGCGACGTCGGTCTCCACGCAGCCACCGCTGACCGACCCGACGAGCTGACCCTCGGATCCGACGAGCAGCTTCGCGCCCTCGCGCCTGGGCGTCGAGCCAGACGTCTTCACAACGGTTGCCAGCGCCGCGTCTTTGCCGGCCGCATGCCACTCCGTCAGGCGCTCCAGAACCTCGTCCATACGTTACCTCCGTGTATCGGCCGTTGGATCGCCATAGGGCCTCACCGCGGGCGGGAGCTGCCAACCGTGCTCGCGGACCTGGTCGAGGGCCATTACGATACGGTCATCGCAAGCTCCCTCAGCTCATTGTATCGTCGGCGAACGGCGAGCGCCGGATCAGCCGGCGAGGCGCTGGGTCGCGATTGAGCGTGGACCGCGCGGCGCGGCCAGGCTGTTGGCCAGCTTCTGTAGGCTGGCCAGATTGTGCGCGGCAGCAAAGATGTCGACGTATGGCAACGCGGCGACCATCCCGCGCGCGACCGGCTGGTACCCTTCTCGCCCCAGGAGCGGATTGAGCCAGATCAAGCGCGCCGCGCGCTTCTGCAGGATCGCCATCTGCTCGGCGAGAAGATCCGTCTGCCCGGTATCCAATCCGTCGCTGAGGATCATGACCACCGTCCGCGGGTCCACCATCCGTCGCGCGAAGCTCTCGTTGAAGGTCCGCAGGCTCTCGCCGATTCGCGTCCCGCCCGACCAATCGGGGATGTCCGCCGCGATCTCGCCGAGCGCCGTCTGAATGTCGGCGTGCTTGAAGTAACTCGAGACGTGATGCAGCGACGTGCTGAACACGAAGGACTCGATGCGGCCGATGACGTTCTGCATGGAGTGCATGAACTGCAGCAGAAAGACGCTGTACTGCTCCATGCTCCGGCTCACGTCGCAGATGACCACGATGCGCGGCTTTCGGATCTTCCGCTCCATGCGCGCCAGCTCGATGACCGTGCCCCCAAACTGCACGTTGCGTCGAATGGTCCGACGGGGATCGACTCGCGTGCCTCGCGTCGTGATCCGGTAACGTCGACTCTTCCGCGTCGCGACACGCCGGGCGATGGTGACGCACGCGCGGGCCACCGCGCCCAGCTCGTCCGGTTTGAAGTCGGAGAAGTCCTTCTCGATCACCGCTTCCATCGCGCTGTACGAATCGCCGCTCGGCTGACTTTCGGCGCCCTCTTCTCGGGCCACTGCGATGGTGGGGGCCCGCTCCTCTCGAACGAGCGATTCCTCGTCCGACCAGCCGCCCCAGAAGCGCTCGAACAGCTCGTCGAATAGCGGCCGCTGGTCCGGGTTCCACAGCAGCACCGACCGCAGAGCAAGATAGAACTCGCCGCGATCGCCGAGATCGATCACGCGGATGGCGCGCACCGCGTCGTGCACTTCGGCCGGGCTGACCATGAGGTCGTTTGCACGCAAAAAGCGCGCGAAGTCGATCACGTTGTGCGCGAGGTTCGCCCGGGATGCGCGTGACGGGTCCGCGCGCGCTCCTCGATGGCCCTCAGCCTCCATTTCGCCCTCCTGTCGCGGCACTGGTTCCGAGTCCGCGTTTCTCGCCCGTTCGTCCTCGGCTGGCCCCAGGGCGAACGGGGGGACGGTCATCCTGGGGGCGTAGCCCGAAGGATCTCGCCCCCGGAGATGCTTCGCTTCGCTCAGCATGACACCGGGCGGTGGTGCGCACGCCGCGCCCCGGCCCGCAGTTCACGGCGGCGGCCCGCCCTTCGGCAGGCCTGGCCTGTGCGACGCCGAAGGCCCCAGGGCGAACGGGGGGACGGTCATCTCGAGGGCGCTGCCCGAAGGATCTCGCCCCCGGAGATGCTTCGCTCAGCATGACAGCGGTCGCGTCATGCCTCGACGCGGGCGAGCAGGTCCGGCGCCGCATCCGCGAGCTGTTCGTCGGCAATCTCACCGATGGCGCGAACCAGCCGTTCCACCCGAGGGCCCGCGTAGCGGACGATGTCGTCCCGGTCTTTCAGGATGCAGCCGAGGGTCTCCGACACGGCCTCCGGCTCCAGGTGATCCTGGTGCAGGGCCATGAGGCTCACGGCCCAGTCGAGCGTCTCGGCCACGCCGGGAATCTTGGAGAGCTTGAGCTGGCGGGCGACCTGCATGAACGCGGCGACCTGGTGGGCCAGATCGCGAGTGATGCCCGGCACCTTGCTCTGAATAATCTGCGATTCCTTTTCAAACGTCGGGTAGTCGATCCAGAGGTAAAGGCACCGTCGCTTGAGCGCATCGCTTAGCTCGCGGGTCCGATTCGACGTCAGAGCCACGTATGGCCGATGCGCCGCCTCGATGGTGCCCAGCTCGGGGATGGTCACCTGAAAATCCGACAGCACCTCGAGAAGAAAGGCCTCGAACTCCTCGTCGGCACGGTCGATCTCGTCGATCAGCAGCACCGGCGGCCGCTCGGGCTCCGTGATCGCCTGCAGGAGCGGCCGCTTGAAAAGAAACGACTCGCTGAAGATGAGCCGCTCCTTCTCGTCGGTGGATAGCTCCCCCGCCTCTTCGATCCGCATGCGCAGCATCTGCTTTGGGAAGTTCCATTCGTAGAGGGCGGTATTCACGTCCAGGCCCTCGTAGCATTGCAGACGAATGAGCCGTGTGCCGAGGGCGTGGGCGAGCACCTTCGCAACCTCCGTCTTCCCCACACCGGCGGGCCCTTCGATGAGCACCGGCTTCCGCAGCTCCATCGCGAGGTAGACGGTCGTGGCAATCGCCCGGTCGGTCACGTAGTTCTCGCGCTCCATCAGCTCCTGGACGCGGCGCACACCTTCAATCACGCAGTCCCACTCCCCGGGTTGGGCTGGCCGGACGGCTCAGTCAAGGCCCCGGCGCGATTGCCCCTGGACAGAGACCTCTGGCGGCCTCCGGCCCCATAGTCTACCCCGTTTATCCTCGGGCTGAGCGCAGCGAAGCATCTCCCTGAGGCGAGATCCTTCGGGCTATGCCCCCAGGATGACGAAATCACCGCCCGTCCGTTACTCGATCGCGACTCGCGAACGCCCGTCATGCTGAGCGCAGCGAAGCATCTCTCTGAGGCGAGATCCTTCGGGCTACGCCCCCAGGATGACCAATTCATCGCCCGTCCTTCCTTCCACAAGCTCAGGACGAACGACTTTCGCGAACCATCCCGTTAGGGCCCGGGCCAGGGCGTGAGGCCCATCAAGATTACGAGGCGCTGGAGACCGGCGTTCTTGACGCCGTGGGTCACGCCGGCGGGGGCAAGCACCGTGTGGCCCGGTCCCGCATGGACCGTCTCGCCCCCCACCTCAAACTCGCCCTCGCCTTCGACGACGAAATAGAACTTGTCCTGGTCTGCATGCGTGTGGACGCGGTCGCTCTGGCCCGGTTCGAGACAGTTCAGCCCGAGGAGCATCCGCGGGCTCTCGAATAGGGTGGATTTGAACATCTTGTCGGGGTTCGAGCCGACCAGCGAGCGATAGTCGATCACCTGCGCCATGGGCGCCTCCTGCAACGCGGGGTAGGTCGCTCAGGGGAATCATACGGAATCGTCCCATTGCCGCAGGCGGGGGCCACGCGCAGCGCCACCCGTTGTTGCCTCATAACTTAAACCGACCGAAGGGCCACCTTGTGATTCGATCGGCCGTGTTTGTATATTTCCAGCGGCAATAATTTGCTGTATTTGTAACGACCCGTCCCCCGATTTCGCTGGAGTCCCTTGCACTTCTCCGCACTGTGGCGCCGTCCCGACTTCGTTAAGCTCTGGGCCGGACAGACCGTCTCCCTCTTCGGTTCTCAGCTCACCAGCCTGGCACTGCCGATGACCGCAGTGCTGGCATTGCGGGCCACCCCGATGCAGCTCGGGCTGCTGGGCGTGGCCCAGAATGCGCCGTTCCTCCTCATCGCGCTCTTCGCCGGCGTTTGGATCGACCGCGTTCGGCGGCGACCCATCCTCATCCTCTCTGACGTCGGGCGAGGCGTGACGCTCGCCTACGTCCCCGTCGCCGCGGCCTTCGGCTCCCTGCGGATCGAGCATCTCTACGTCGTGGCTTTCCTCCTCGCCAGCATGACGCTCGTCTTCGACGTAGCGCACATCGCATTTCTCTCGTCGCTGATCCGGCGGGCCGAGCTGACGGACGGGAACGGGAAGCTGCATCTCAGCCGGTCGCTGGCGTCGATCATCGGCCCCGGCGTGGCAGGGTATCTGCTGCAGCTCTTCGCGGCTCCGGTCGTGATCTTCGGCGACGCCGCCTCGTTCCTGGTCTCGGCGATCTTCCTCCGTTCCATCCGGCGGCCGGAGCTCCGCCTGGTCCGGAGCCAGGAGCGGCCATGCGCCTGGGCGGAGGTTCGCGCCGGAGTGCATACGGTCTGGGCAGACCGGACACTTCGCTCCATCACGGCGCGCAACTGCACGTTCAACCTGTTCGCGAGCTTTCCGGCCATCTACCTGCTCTTCCTCACCCAGGACCTTGCCCTGCCGGCGGGGGTGATCGGGCTCGTCATGGCGATCGGAGGCGTCGGCGGCCTCGTCGGCGCGTTCCTCGCCGGACCCGTGGCTCGGAAGCTCGGCGTTGGGCCGGCGATCGCCGTGGCAGCGACGGCCGAGGGGATCGCCGGCCTCTTCGCCCCCCTCGCCGTCGGACCGCGGCCGATGCAGCTCGCCCTCCTTGGAGTCGGCCAGTTCGCGTGCGGGCTGGGTGGGCTCGTCTACGGAATCAACCAGCTCAGCTTGCGGCAGGCGTGTACGCCGGCCTCCCTCCACGGCCGAGTGAACGCCACGATCCGGTTCCTTGTCTTCGGCGCCGCGCCGCTGGGCTCGCTGCTCGGCGGCATATTGGCGGAAAGCCTGGGCCTGCGCGCGACGCTCGTCGTCGCGGCCATCGGCATGGCCTCCTCGTCGGTCTGGATTGTGTGCTCGCCGCTGCGCGAGATGCACGCCGCGCCCGGGCTCGAAGCCTCCGCCGGATAGCCGCGCGGCTCGCAGGACGCTGCTCAGAACCCCAGGGGCTCGCCGATGAGGAGCATCCGGATCCGTCCGATCGCGCTTTCGCCGTAGAAGATGCCGACCTTATTGATAGCGCTTCCCGCCTCGCCCAGCGCCTTCACGCGCGCGTCCTCACCGGGTAGGGCCACCTCGCGAATGCGGCGCATGGCGTCCTCGAGCGTCGGCACGATCTTGTTGACCCCGACCACCCAAATCACCCGCTGAGCGCCGAAGATATACCCGCCCAGGCGCGTGCCCGACGCGTCGCACACGACCGCCACGCCGTCTTCGGTCAGGGCGTTGACGCTGCCGAGGAAATATTCGGCCAGCGTCGCTCGTCGGCGGTTCGCCGTACGGACGGCTGGGTCTGCGTGCTGCTGCGTTTCCGCGCGAAAATAGCGCAGCTTGCCAGTCTCGTGGAGCCCCTTGAGCCAGCTCGTGAAACCGATCTGATCGAGCGTCGTCGAGCTGCCGGTCTGCACCTCAGAGCCCAGCGGCACCAGCTCCTTCAACCGCGCGAGCGCCTCCGCGCCGGTCTCGTAGTACTCGCTCTCGATGTTTCGCTCGCTCAGCGCCGCTCGCAGCCGGGTCACCCGGGCGCGGTCTACCGTTTGCGCCACGCGCTCGTCCCCCCTCACGCGGATATCGCTTCGATGGGTTCTCCAAGGTTCGGCATTCCGCTATCGACCGGGCCGCCCGCGGCCGCCGCTCGCCGGTGCCTCATCGAAGTGGGTGCCGGCGTGGGCGATGTATTGCAGGTTGTAGCCATTTGGGTCGAGGAAGTACGTTCCCTCTCCGCCGCCGTCCCCTTCGTTCTCCCGCCGCACGATTCGCAGATCACCGTGCGTCGCGTCGCCCCGCTCGTCGTGGTTGATGACGCCATACTCGTCGAGCTGCGCGCATGCCGCCGCGAAGTCCTCGTGAGGCACGTAGAAGGCGAGGTGGTTCCCACGAAAGCGCGCCCAGGTCTGGATTGATGGGCGCTCGACGCGCTGGAAGCGAAAGAGCTGGCCAGAGGTGGGGAGCCGAAGGTCCAGGCACGGATTTCCCTCCGGTGACCGCCCGCGATGGGTCACTTCGAACCCCATGGCTCCGACGTAGAAGTCCGCCGTCCGTGAGAGGTCGGTGGATTCGTAGTCGACCCGGTCGAGCCGAACGATTTCGACTTCGTCTTGGGGGCGCCGCTTGGGCGTCCCCCGGTCCACGAACTCGACGAAATTCCCCTCCGGGTCGTGCAGCCACACGTGGCTCGCGTCGTCCCCGTCGTCGCCCTGCGGACCGTCGAACGGCACCCCGGCGCGCCGCAACCGGTCGAGAAGCTTGGGAAAATCCTCCGTCGCGACCTCATATGCCCACCGTGGGATGCCGCGGTTCAGCTTTCGGTACGGGAGCCCCCACAGCTCGTCGCCGAACAGCCCCAGCTCGATGGTTCCGAGCTGCACGAACATCGAGGGCGGGCGCGTGCCGTGGGGGTCGGCTTCCGGCTCCCGCCCGTAGTCCAGCCGCTTGCGTTTCACCTTGCCGCCGAGCACCCCGCAGTAAAACGTCTCTGCGCGGTTGATGTCCTGCATCGCGGTGACGTAGTGGTCGATCTGCTGCGCGAAACAGCGAGCCATAGTCCAGCCCCCAGCATGGGTTCCGC
This window contains:
- a CDS encoding ornithine cyclodeaminase family protein, with translation MLFLNNDDVQRVLTVEDTLRVLEDGHRELARHELVARPRVDIYTETDDPARFHRWGTMEGSSKGLHRHVIRMKSDIISWRDIGDGRRVEDKYCTQPGLFCGLLFLFDTNTGEPLAIINDGYLQHLRVGGLAALGAKYLAKSDASVVGMLGSGGMAHSHLLAFAAVRSIKRVQVYSPTAAHREAYAREMSEALDLDVIPCGSAEEAARGAEILASCTSSVTPTVLASMVEPGMHLTQVMGEIHRDALARIDVAIGGDPTSQVVQGVPIDDSRGFTTYLAGSRVALEEAMGPGSRRDDLTSGGESRRERTASQRARVVPLVDLIAGTASGRQSAREVSASGGVIGGGGGKQGLQFVTVSSLVYDRAKAAGLGREVPTEWFLQDIRN
- a CDS encoding XdhC family protein translates to MTSAYDEIAELVRQETPVGVATVLRPETRLGRRVVLTGGELRGSLGDAALDAAALDQGARLLRSGQSKAFTARDSAGDEAEIFFDAYPAPPTLHIFGGVHVGIPLMKFAKILGFRVNVIDPRGVFATRERFSEADDLAIEHPEDYLARAQLHENSYVVVLTHDPKQDEPILERVLQTRVSYIGAIGSRKTNQERVQRLLARGVDRERLAAVHSPIGLDIGSQAPEEIALAIMAEVVAARYGKAGTPLRDTAGAFAPAASR
- a CDS encoding XdhC family protein, with translation MDEVLERLTEWHAAGKDAALATVVKTSGSTPRREGAKLLVGSEGQLVGSVSGGCVETDVAMHALEVLKAGKPRLVSYGISDEFGISVGLSCGGTIEVLIEPLPAERRP
- a CDS encoding VWA domain-containing protein — translated: MEAEGHRGARADPSRASRANLAHNVIDFARFLRANDLMVSPAEVHDAVRAIRVIDLGDRGEFYLALRSVLLWNPDQRPLFDELFERFWGGWSDEESLVREERAPTIAVAREEGAESQPSGDSYSAMEAVIEKDFSDFKPDELGAVARACVTIARRVATRKSRRYRITTRGTRVDPRRTIRRNVQFGGTVIELARMERKIRKPRIVVICDVSRSMEQYSVFLLQFMHSMQNVIGRIESFVFSTSLHHVSSYFKHADIQTALGEIAADIPDWSGGTRIGESLRTFNESFARRMVDPRTVVMILSDGLDTGQTDLLAEQMAILQKRAARLIWLNPLLGREGYQPVARGMVAALPYVDIFAAAHNLASLQKLANSLAAPRGPRSIATQRLAG
- a CDS encoding MoxR family ATPase, whose protein sequence is MERENYVTDRAIATTVYLAMELRKPVLIEGPAGVGKTEVAKVLAHALGTRLIRLQCYEGLDVNTALYEWNFPKQMLRMRIEEAGELSTDEKERLIFSESFLFKRPLLQAITEPERPPVLLIDEIDRADEEFEAFLLEVLSDFQVTIPELGTIEAAHRPYVALTSNRTRELSDALKRRCLYLWIDYPTFEKESQIIQSKVPGITRDLAHQVAAFMQVARQLKLSKIPGVAETLDWAVSLMALHQDHLEPEAVSETLGCILKDRDDIVRYAGPRVERLVRAIGEIADEQLADAAPDLLARVEA
- a CDS encoding cupin domain-containing protein, whose protein sequence is MAQVIDYRSLVGSNPDKMFKSTLFESPRMLLGLNCLEPGQSDRVHTHADQDKFYFVVEGEGEFEVGGETVHAGPGHTVLAPAGVTHGVKNAGLQRLVILMGLTPWPGP
- a CDS encoding MFS transporter, yielding MHFSALWRRPDFVKLWAGQTVSLFGSQLTSLALPMTAVLALRATPMQLGLLGVAQNAPFLLIALFAGVWIDRVRRRPILILSDVGRGVTLAYVPVAAAFGSLRIEHLYVVAFLLASMTLVFDVAHIAFLSSLIRRAELTDGNGKLHLSRSLASIIGPGVAGYLLQLFAAPVVIFGDAASFLVSAIFLRSIRRPELRLVRSQERPCAWAEVRAGVHTVWADRTLRSITARNCTFNLFASFPAIYLLFLTQDLALPAGVIGLVMAIGGVGGLVGAFLAGPVARKLGVGPAIAVAATAEGIAGLFAPLAVGPRPMQLALLGVGQFACGLGGLVYGINQLSLRQACTPASLHGRVNATIRFLVFGAAPLGSLLGGILAESLGLRATLVVAAIGMASSSVWIVCSPLREMHAAPGLEASAG
- a CDS encoding lactate utilization protein, which encodes MAQTVDRARVTRLRAALSERNIESEYYETGAEALARLKELVPLGSEVQTGSSTTLDQIGFTSWLKGLHETGKLRYFRAETQQHADPAVRTANRRRATLAEYFLGSVNALTEDGVAVVCDASGTRLGGYIFGAQRVIWVVGVNKIVPTLEDAMRRIREVALPGEDARVKALGEAGSAINKVGIFYGESAIGRIRMLLIGEPLGF
- a CDS encoding VOC family protein, with the translated sequence MARCFAQQIDHYVTAMQDINRAETFYCGVLGGKVKRKRLDYGREPEADPHGTRPPSMFVQLGTIELGLFGDELWGLPYRKLNRGIPRWAYEVATEDFPKLLDRLRRAGVPFDGPQGDDGDDASHVWLHDPEGNFVEFVDRGTPKRRPQDEVEIVRLDRVDYESTDLSRTADFYVGAMGFEVTHRGRSPEGNPCLDLRLPTSGQLFRFQRVERPSIQTWARFRGNHLAFYVPHEDFAAACAQLDEYGVINHDERGDATHGDLRIVRRENEGDGGGEGTYFLDPNGYNLQYIAHAGTHFDEAPASGGRGRPGR